Genomic segment of Gloeocapsa sp. PCC 7428:
TTTCCCTGCACTCGTTATTGATGCTGGAACTGCGTTAACTTTCACAGGTGCAAACGGCGATCGCATGCTGGTTGGTGGTGCGATTCTTCCAGGTGTTCGCTTACAATTTCAAGCCCTAGGCGAACGAACTGCTGCATTACCGCTTGTCGATCCTCAAGAATTACTTCCTCCGCGCTGGGGTTTAAGTACGCCTACATCAATTCAAAGCGGGGTAATGTATACGCTGATAGCTGGAATCAAAGACTTTGTTAATGCCTGGTGGCAAGAATTTCCTGCGAGTTGTGTTGCGATAACAGGAGGCGATCGCACTTTACTTCTCAATTGTTTTCAATTGCAACACCCAGATATCGCCGCAAAGATCACTTCCGCCCCACATTTAATTTTTCAAGGAATACGCTGTTACTGGGCAAGCCGAGAGGAATAAGCACCGAGGGTGTAAAGTGGTAGAGGAAGCAGAGGAAGAATAGTGTTTTACATAACTCACCACTCTTCACCCCTTCTTAGGCTACAGTAGTCAACCCAGCAAAATAATCTTGTAGTTGCTGCGTGTGGTCGTGTGAAAGTTCACCAGGCGGTAACGATGTCGGCGGAAAAGCTTTGATGTCGATCACTTCTAAAGAATCGCGAATTTTCATTTCGCCTTTTACTTCGGCTTCTACCAGCACGCAAATAGAATGTACGCGCGGATCGCGATCGGGTGCGGAATACACTCCAACCAAGCGGCGAATTTTAACAAGTTCAAGTCCTGTTTCCTCGGCTAACTCTCGACGCACGGCTGTCGGAATATCTTCTCCCCAGTCCACCATACCTCCTGGCAGAGACCATTTGCCATTATCACGGCGACGAACCAAAACGATCTGACCATCAGGCAGAATTGGAATAATGCTAGTACCAGGAATTGGATGCCGAAAGATAATTCCTAAGACGGTTTGACCAATTTGCCACAAACGGCTCATATAGCGAAAAGCTGGAACGCGAGAAAGACTAATATTATTCAACCTTACAATTTTTGGAATAAACTGCCGTCAGTAATATCATCGAATACAGCTTGAGGGTAGTCGGCTCTTTTGTAGAAAAGGAGACACTATGTTTTACCACGCTTGTTCCCTTTATTCAATAATGAATTGACTAGCACCTCATATATTGAGCTAGTGTTCATGCTAGCACCTCACATTAGGAAGCAATAGCGCTAAGCGTAAGCCTGGAGTCGATGACTCACTGCGCTTGCCCAGAGAGATATCAGTTAGCTTATAATGAACCCTAAAGTGGCATAATAGTCGTTTGACTTAGTAATTGGCATTTTGTCTAATCTTAATGCTCAGTCTATGGCAGCATAGTCTAGCAATAAGGTAACTCAAGCCTACTGTCAGAAACCTGTGTCATACACAAGTTGATGCGTAGCTACCAGTAGCCAGCATACTTTTCGAGTCGAGGCGTGCGACTATCAAGTTAAATTCGCTAGGCTGGAGGTATACCGTTTATTAGTGGTAGCTTATATTGCCTCTCTAAAAATTTTAGAGGCTTAAATTGTTGTTTATTCATTGAGGTGAACATGGCTAAGCGCCGTAACCCAAAAAAAGAAAAGGCGCTACGGAATCAGGCGTACGCCCGAAAGTTTCGTAAGAGAACAACTACAGGGCGTTTCCAGAGAAGATATCAGCAAAATCCGCAGCAGCAACGAGAAGAAGAAGATACAGCAGCAGCCGCCGACACATAAGCGTTTAACCGCACTTGTTAAGGCTTTATCCGGCAGTTACCATCCAAATAACTCGGCGCTAATTTGACGAAGTAGCAGTGGTTGCGGAGGTATGCTCCGCAATCAATAGCTGACGAGCAGCAGTAATTGCTTGGCTTACTTGTTCAAAGCCGGTTCCACCGTAGCTGTTACGCGCGGCAACGACCTGTTGAGGAGCGATCGCTTGATAAATATCTTGCTCAAAGGCAGGATGTAAAGCTTTCCACTCCTCTAAGCTCAAATCTTTGAGGAGTTTTCCCGCCGCGATGCAAGTTTTGACAACTTTTCCAACCAGGTTGTAAGCTTCGCGGAAAGGAACTCCGCGTGCTGCTAAATAATCGGCAACATCGGTTGCGTTAGAAAAATCTTCGGCGACTGCTGCGGATAGGCGCGGAGTAGAAAATTCTAATCCCTCCCGCAGCAGAATTGTCATCGCTTCTAGACAAGCTTTGACCGTGTGGACGCTATCAAAAATAGCTTCTTTGTCTTCTTGCAAGTCTTTG
This window contains:
- a CDS encoding NUDIX hydrolase, whose product is MSRLWQIGQTVLGIIFRHPIPGTSIIPILPDGQIVLVRRRDNGKWSLPGGMVDWGEDIPTAVRRELAEETGLELVKIRRLVGVYSAPDRDPRVHSICVLVEAEVKGEMKIRDSLEVIDIKAFPPTSLPPGELSHDHTQQLQDYFAGLTTVA
- a CDS encoding pantothenate kinase, whose product is MSESHWLALVIGNSRLHWAWFNAKRLQAAWDTEYLPASVVQKLASCQNITDFSQEILAPRAINITSPPIYLASVVPSQTAIWRTYPNLHEIILAQVPLQGVYPTLGIDRALALWGAGATWGFPALVIDAGTALTFTGANGDRMLVGGAILPGVRLQFQALGERTAALPLVDPQELLPPRWGLSTPTSIQSGVMYTLIAGIKDFVNAWWQEFPASCVAITGGDRTLLLNCFQLQHPDIAAKITSAPHLIFQGIRCYWASREE